The Penicillium digitatum chromosome 6, complete sequence genome contains the following window.
GAGTAAATGAACACTTAATGGTGGTCGGCCACTATGAAAACTCGTCTAGAACAGTGTGTGTTGAACAACATCCGACCTACCATATGCCAAGAATGTTCCACATGTCCAGAAATCAACATCACAAGACCAAAAACTCACCATGAATTGAGTCATATATCTACACAGCCACTTGTTTCCACATTTATTTTGCAACCCCACTCGGCTATCGACATCCCGTATGTGACGACAAGGATTGATTCAGGGTATCAGATCACACACCCTCTGCCTGATGATCGACTGGGGTCGTTTCAAATTCCAAGTTTGAAGTAGATAGCGCCCCACTTTTAACAGCTACTGACATTGTGCATTTGGATATCGTTTTCGGCAATTTCCTTGATGTCGCTTTTTCAAACTCCACGAATGATTACTTGTCACTAGATCTCAACATGCTCGTTTTCGAATTTGTTCCTCACGATCTAAGTTGACAGAAATTGCACGAGAGTGAGAGGTTCTCAAATAAATACAAGGCTGATCACATAAGGTATCTTTGCTAGTCATCGAAGGGTATCTATTGAAACAAGTTCAACAGTACAATGAAATTTGCCCCCGTTCCACTACAGCAGTAGTAGAATTTTTGTACCCCAACCCGTCGCTAGTTGGAACTCTGAATTGAAGTCtctacttcttcttgggcggtgcaacattgaactggaagtgCACGATGTCACCATCTTGAACGACGTAAGACTTGCCCTCCTGTCTGTACTTTCCAGCAGACTTAATTGGGCCCATCGACTTCTCGCCATTGCAGAGGTCGTGGAAGTCTTGGTATGCCACAACTTCGGCCTTGATGAAACCGCGCTCAAAGTCGCCGTGAATGACACCTGCTGCTTGCGGAGCTAGTGTTCCCCGCTTGATAGGCCAGCAGCGGATTTCTTTCTCGCCAGCAGTAAAGTAGTACTGCAGGCCCAACTTGGTAAAGCCTGTCATGACTGGTTAGTCTGGGTACAGCAGGTGATGCGGACATCGGGGACAGACCTTCGGTAGTGATCTTTCCCAAGCGGCTCTGGACCTTAATATCGGCCATGAAAGCCTCGAGTGCTGGCTTGTCGTCCCTCAGGGACCACAGCTTCTCCTCGAACTCGACGGAGAAGGGGATGATGTCTGTGCCTTGGCCGCCGTGGGCCTTAACCCACTCCGCGATCTTGGGCAAGTACTTGCATTTTTGGCGGAGGTAATCCTTCATCGTAAGGTTGATGAGGTAGATCACCGGCTTGGTAGTGATGAGGCGCAACTTGATATTTTTTTTAGCATTGTCTCTTGAGCATTGTGGAATCCCGAACATACCTTCTCGTTGATCAACTCGATTTCCGGAGTCGTCCACTCTCCATCTCTAACAGGCTTGTCCTGTTCCAAGAGctataaaaaaaagtcaGCAAACTATGTTTCGCACGTCTGTCCAAAGAGAGCTGGTTGCATACctccttgatcttggcaGTTGTCTCGTCGAACAGCGGCAGCATCTTGAACTTTCCACCAGCCTTGCGCACGATTGCCTCTTCGGCCACCTTAGCCTTGGCAAGGATATCCAAATCCTTCTTACACAGCTCGCTCTGAATGGTATCTGCACGGCAGCACCATCAGCGTCTATTTCTCTTGCATCCTGAGGGGGGTGCGGGATTCTTACCCAAGTCGCGAACAGGATCAACGGAGTCATCCACATGAAGAACCTCATCGTTGTCAAACGCCCGCACAACATGGTACATGCCATCCACAGCCTGGATATGACTCAAGAAAGCATTTCCTAAGCCGGCTCCCTCACTCGCTCCCTTGATCAGTCCGGCGATGTCCGTAACCTGCAAGTACGCCGGGTATTTACTCGGTGGGTTCCAGACCTTGCACAAGAAGTCCTATCCCACAGAATTAGTTGGGCGCTCATTGTATTGAAGTGACATTGAAGTGACCAGAAAGGGAAAGAGCCTCCCGAGAGGGCTAAGATTCATCACGTGGCTATACCCACAGAGAAACCGGaaaatgggaaaaaaaaaatacataCATATCTTGGGTCAGGAACCACGCAGCGCGCTTCATTTGGCTCGATCGTGCAAAATGGATAATTTTCTGCCGCAGCGTTCTGCTCGGTCATGAGGTTGAACAGCGAACTCTTGCCCACGTTCGGTAGGCCGACACAGCCCATCTTGAGGTTGGACTTGACGCGCCCGAAGGCGACGACATTGTTCGTCGGCGCTTCCACTGCCTTCTTTGGTGCCATACTGGATTACAGTGCTGAATGAAGGTGTTGTTTTCCTACGATTTCTAAAGGCTCGTGTGCGTGCCACTTCAAAAATTTTGTCAATTATATTCCCGCCCACGGGCGTTCCTGGGTTCTCAGTTCATTGGTTAActgttcttcttctctccacttCGGAATAACGGGCCCTACTGCACATATGGGCCCATCACTGCAGACTTGGATAGAGCAGGTATTGTCTCTGAATCTTGAAGATGCTAAAATACTTTCGTGATCGATTAATTTAGGCTTTCTAGATGGGGAGATAAGCAACTATAAATGTTCAATAGTATCAAGAGCCTTTTAAatgcgtttttttttgggaccTTTCGACTCAGCAAGTTTGATTAAAGATACTAAGCCCGACATTTAATTACCACTTTAATTATCTTGCTATGCCCTAATCCACTCGGATGTACTTTCAACATTATGAAAGATTGCCATTTTCGGCGACACCTTTACCGTTAGCGTTGTGGTGCAGAAACGTTCACATGCATAATATAAGTGCATGAAAACCAATAGTAGGTAAGATGCATGCTTCTTCGCAATATGCTAAGGCTCAAATACTATGACAGATCGAATACTTGAAGAAGTAGCCGTCATATGATTGTGACAAGATGTTCATCATAGATCAAGGAATGCTGCCAGTCAAGTCGCcagaaaaacaaaaccaagaACTGACCTTGAAAGCCGTTCGCGTCTTGTTGTCACACGCGTAATACGACAGCTTCAAAAGAATGCAAGTACTTCTGTCCGTGGCGAAGAGTTACGTTTGTCCGGGTTTGAGACCTTGAAATCAGCTCCCCGACCCCGTTTAGGAATGCCCGCATCGTTGCGCGTACACGAGTATAAAAGTACACAATGTGCCATGATTCCCCCGCTTTAAATAGGCCAGCTCACAGGAAGTTGAGTTCTGTATCAAACTCACAATTTTATCAAGTTAAGTACTACTTGGACAGTTGACTATGTTCCGTGGACACATTACCCGTTCTGAGTTGAGGTATGAATGTTCCTGATGCTAGTTTTCCGATAGTGACCTAACCCATGTTCCACTAGTCTGGATCAACCATGCATCTTCATTTCCGAAGATCGACACCCAGTTTCTGTAACAGGAAGACTCAATCTCACTCTTGCACAAACTGTCTCAGTCAAGAGTATCaaagtgagattgagggGGATCTTTACAGTGTAAGGACTCCCATAACGTATTTCGTTGAATATCTTACTAATTCTATTCATAGCCCTATCGAGGGACTCTTTGGATCAGAGAGTCGCGAGCAGATCACATTCGAGCGAGAACAGCCACTCGCTGCTTCAAAAACGCTCAACGCATTCCAAATGCCGGCAGGAGACCACGCATTTCTATTCGATATTCCGCTTCCAAGTAAGATTCTTGATACGGCGACTGGTGTAAACCATCAATATCACACATATCGTGTAGAGGCCATCATCGAGCGCCGCCTCAAAAGCGACTTTGTGGTCTCACAGCCAGTTAGGATTTATCAAGTTTCCGACTTGGAGACAAGCTATTTAAGGCCATATTGCCCATTGGTTAGTACTTTACATCGGGTGCATATTGCGGCATACAAATGGCTGATGAAAGTAGACTCTCGAGGGTCACTCCAATGAAAATATCCAGTATTGCCTCTCCATCACTGACCGGAACGTTCCATTTGGTTGCACATTTTCTGTGGAATGTTGGTTTGCCCCGATGCTAAAATATGCCAAGCTCAACACTGTTGCAATCCAAGTGACTGAGAAACAAACTGCACTGTTGGAAGCTACTGCTGCAGAATCAGTGCGATACAACATGCGGTTTGTCACTGCAGCAAAAACTCAACCTGTTCTCTCCAAGACCATTAATTTCTCCCAACAGGATGAGTCTCCGGGAGATGATTGCCCGGAAATTGAATGGCGCTTCACCACATCCGTCTCTCTGCCTCAGAGCCTCGGCGCCTGCTCGCAGAGTATATCTACCAAATACCTCAAGATCACCCATGAGCTTTCTATCACTGCTGAGTTCCACGATGAGGCAGGGAACGTAACAGCTGAGGtatgcaaaaaaaaaaaaaaaaaaaattccttAGTCGAAGATTCACGACATGCAGCTGACAAAACTTAGATCACAAAAATTATGCCATTGAAGATTTATATGACACCTAATGTTATTGGAGACAGTGCATCCATTCATGTGGAGGATATCCAACTCATGCAGGGAAGCCAAAGTCCTCCCCCGGCTTATAGCGACCACTTTTCGGACTTGGTAGTATCGGCAGCTACGCAAATGAATCTATGTGAACATCTGGTGCGGGCAGAGATCGATTCTGCGCGATCGTCAAGTGAGGAAAGGGTGAGTATTCACACGGTGGATCCTGCTCCTCGATATGAAGAGATCGTATAGTCTGTTTGAGTCTGGACTGTTTTTGTGTCGACTCTTTTATCTACCCCGATGTTGATATTGTGTCAGCTTCACTGAATTTTTGGAACAAGGGCTAAGAGCTTCCTTTTCGCAAATTTCCTCTCATTCCATCTGTCAGATGCTTTAATGAAACTAATTCATGTCGAATTCCAAGTCTCATTGCACCTTGTAGACCAGTCCCTCTTCAGCCCCTACTTGTCCATGACACAGCCTCTCCCACCCTCCCTCGACGCCTCCGGCACCAGAGACACCACTGCCAAACACAATCTTCATGCCTGGCTCGCTCAAATGTCGCACATCCAGCCATTTCTCCCACTGTGCACTTTTTGTTGCGAAGTAGGCTTCCGCACCGACAGACTCGAGGATCGTATCTTGAACCCCGGAAGTGTTGAATAGAACTTTTCCAAGCTCTGCCACCGCTGCTCTCCCAGCAATAGTTTCCTCCGTTGAGTACACCTTCTGCTCACTGCCAACCTGGACCGTGACAACCTTGCAAGATTGCAACTCAGCATGATTCTTGATCAGCGAGAGCGTGTCATGGAGAGAATTCCCACGACCCCCAAAGTCCATGATAACAATCTTCGAAGGCTTCCAGCTAGCCAGCCACTCCGCAGACTCCCTAGAACCAACAGTTCCATACCCAACCACCTTAGAAGGAACAGAAGTAGAGAAAATCCGATCCGCTTCCTCGATGCGCGACACAGCTGATGTAACCTGCAACAAGCCAAGGGGTGCCGAACCGTTCGGCTTTCGCGACACGTAGGATGAGAAAACACGGGCCGTCTTAGTCGACGCGGCTAGGTTCACCACGACCGCGGATGACAAGTCCCCGTCGGATAGGGTCCACTGCAACCCAGCTTGGTTTCCCAGTGGGTGGATGGGGGGTTGGTTTGGGTCAGACGAGAAAACATACTCGCTCAGAACGAACCCAGCCAGCCCGCCAATGAACAGTGTGGTCCAGGCCAAGCGGTCTAGCTCATTCTGCGCAGAATCCGAAAGGGGATTGAGCGCCGTGGTCAGGTCGGAGATGGAGTTCGACGTCGGAGCTACCGTGTAGCGGTTGTACAGCGGCATCAGTTGCTGGCGGTGGTCGCTGGTCTCGATCCAGTGGCCTTCTGGTGATCCGCGTTTGAGTTTGAGATCGGTTAATGTGCTGGTCGTCGGCCAGAATCCGTAAAGGAGTGTTCCTTTGGGCAATTCTGGAATCGTTGTCTCTTCCACCGTTGCATAACCCCAGGCTGGAACGATCCCCCATGCCGATGGGTCGTTGTATGGTGCGGGATAGTCTTCAGATACGGGGTATGCGTCCCACCTGCCAGTGGTGAGAATCTCGTTTCATGTCGTCTTGCGACTGTCTCATCTAGTCTGGATAGAGAATGGCAACGTACCAACGCAAGAGCCCACCCATCCGGGCATAGGTCAAGTTGTTTGAAGTGAGACTGATCAGTTGCGTGCGAATGCTCACCGAAGAGTCCGATCGTTCACGCTGAGCAGGAATGTCAAGGTCGAAGCTCGCATGCTGGCGGTTGTCCAGCTTTGAAACCACATGAACACCCATGGTTGATCCGTTTGGTCTTAAGGCAATTCTCGGTTGAAACGAGTTTTTATTCAGACTGATTACTGATCACTAGCATGAAGATCAGCGGGGAAACCCCACCAGCTGAGAAAGACTACGAGGGGTTCAGGACGATTATGCACCTTTGTGCATGATAGCATGCATCTTGAGTTTATGTTGACATTGTCATTGTTTCGAAATGAGCCATCATATCAATCACGTATTCATAACTATGTGCTCCAACCAGCTCTAACCCCACCCGCCAGATCTTGAAGAGGCTCGGTGTCAACATAACACCAACTTGAGAAGACCATCCATTCAAAAGAGGTGATTGATTTAATTTGCTCTACACCAAGAGCGCCATAATATACTAACACTCCGGGCTAACCCTTGTCACACGGGGATCAAGTCTTGTACATAGCGAAGAGGGGAAGGTTCAAGGCTGTTCTCAGGCATACGGGCCGATTCAGCTTCGTTCTCAACTTTACATGAAAAAGAATCCAGGAAGGTTTGTTCGGAAGTGAACTCGGAGAGGTGTAGAAGTGGATAGTCTCAATCTGTATCTCGCCCTGTGTCTAACGACTTGCATACTTCGCTCCTCATGCTTACATAGCGGGAATCGTCCATTCACAGAAAGGACAAGGTCCATACATAGGGGAGGGTCGAGTCCCTCACTATAATAGGTATCCAAGTTCACATCCCATACATCCAAACACCGATCTGATCTTGACAATCTATATGTTTTCATACATTCATGGAGCTGTGCCTTTTGAGCTCATTCCAACTCCGACGGGTTCTCTTCTACCTCCTATCCCGAGATTGCGATATGAGGCAGATTCCTCGTTAACATCCTGTCGCTCGCGACCAGACTATGTAATGATTTGCATTTGTCACACCACGGTCACAAACAAACAAATTGTCTGCGGTAATGTTGCCATCCCAGGGCATGGACATACCTAGGTATTACATGATATAAAGGGTCCAGAGCCGATTTCAAAATTCGTCGTATCAAACAGGCCCAGGCCCCTGGCGAAGAGCTGCCAAAGATGAAAGGGAATGGAGAATTAAAATTTGGCTATGCTGAAATTAGAGGCAGACGTTGGGAAGTGCACGAGGGAGTGGCAGATTTAAAAGAGAATTTTATAAAgccaaaacaaaaaaccGGGATACCAGCGAAAAGTAGATCCACGCGAAGATTAGAGCGCAAAGGAATGAATGCAGAGGAAGACCACCATACAGAGAGAAGACCAAAAGgacgaaaaagaaagaaagaaagaaaggaagatACAGGATAGATACGCAAAGGAGAGTGGTATAAACAACTTGGAGATATCAGAGATGAGTTCAATACTCGAAAGAGATGAGGATTCCAATAATGGGTAGGGGGATTGAAGGTTCGGATTCAGATCGCTTGTAAAATGACGGGTTTCATGCCCGCGCACTACTTGCACTTTGCTTGCGCGGGGTGGGTGTTGCGCAGAGGTTGGGATGGGGATTATGTATGTATTGTCGGCCGTTGACTGGTGTTTCGTAATGAGGGTTTCGGATGCTTGGAAGTTTGACATGTAGACCGTTGGAATAGATCGGGTCATAAATAGGCATGGTTCAGGAGGGCAGGTGGGATTAGAAAATGACGAATCGTTTCTGTTTGGCAGGGCTTTCGACTTCGGGTTCTGAAGAGTTTGTAGGACGTCAGCGAAATGTACATGGATCCAGATCTGGCTTGGTTAACTCACCCTGACCCTGACTTGGACTCTTATCCTTGCGCTCGGCTTTCTTGAGCCTGCCTCCGTTCCGCGTCGCTCCATTGCGCCCAGCCACGCCTTGTTGTGAGCCTTCTGCGGCAGCTCGGATTGTAGCAATGCGATGCTTGGCTCGCTCATCGCCCTGATCCGCTGCCTTGACGTACCACACATTTGACTCGAGAGGATCCCGACGACAGCCAATACCCATTTCAGTAAAGTAGCCAACGGCATACTCGGCCTTCGCGAGGCCGAGATTCGCAGCCTGCAAAGCCCACTCGTAGGCCTCGTTCTCATCCTTCTCGAGCACTGGCTCCGCGCCAATGAGATACCACGCACAAAGCGCCATCATTGACACCGGATGCCCGCTCTGCGCAGCACAGGTATAGAAATGGATGCTGAGCGCCGGGTCGCGCGGACAATTCAGCTTCCCATGCTCATACGCATCTCCAAGCCGATAGCAAGCCTCCACATGACCCAGTTCCGCGGATTTAGTGAATAGCTGCGCGGCATAAGTAGCATCGGGGAAGACATCTTCTCCGAAGCCCTTCTCGTGCATGACACCGAGCTCGTACGGGCCGGAGTTGTACTGCGCATCGGCGGATTCGGTAGCGCGCTTCATCCACTTGACCCCCTCACGGTACCGCTTTCCCAGTCCCATGTCGCCGGCGATACAGGCGTGGGCCATGCGTATCATGGCGCCCGGGTGGTTTTTCGACGCTGCCTGGCGGTAGAATTGCACGGCACGGCTGCCGTCGGCGCGACATCCCCAGCCGAACTCGTAGCACAGCGCTGTGCGGTAGCAGGCTTCGACGTGGCCGTGTTTGCTGGCTGCGATGAAGAGCGGGAAGGCTCGGTCATGGTCCTCAACACCTTTGCTGAAGAAGCCTGACGCGTACCCGTCGCCGAGATAGTACTGTGCGAAAGGGTAGCTGCGGTCTGCGAGACGCTGGAGGATGGATTTTGATTCGCGGAGAAGACGAACGCGCGTTATGGGGCTGGTATCGTTTTGGTCCGTGACTGGCATCTCGCGCATCGAGTTTACCATGAACACGGCGAATTCGTACAGTACCTTGGGCTCGTCGGTTTTCTTTACATTCGCGAGATACATCTCGAATGTCTCCTTGTGGCTCAGAAGAGAGGCGTTGTTTCCGATTGAGGCTTGAAGACGCGAGTTGTCGAATTGTGCTGTTGGGCCGGGCTGTGGGTATGAGGTGTTGAGCAAATCGAGGAGTGAAGAAGACCTGTTTTCGGGGGTTCCAGTCGAATTCTGTGGCGAGGATTGCGCCTGTAGATACGGCGATGCGGAGAGGTTCCGGCGGTGACCCCCATCTGAGCCCGAGGAGTATGTCGAAAGAGGCCGCGAAAGCCTTGATCGCCTAACGGCCAGCTTATCGGTCGAGGCGGACGGGTTATCTTCGGTATTGGGTGCGGGTTTCTTGGTTGGTGTTGCAGCCGGCTGTTGCTGGTGGTGGTAGGTCAGAGGTTCGCAGCTATCCGACGCCTGGGCCACGCTATCCAAGCTTCCCTGCGAAGTGCGGTAGCTCGGACCCTCGCGCTCCAACGAGGGGCCGCTCTTTTTCGGGGTTCCATGTGCGTCATCTTTCTGTGGCTCTACTACCGACCACGAGCCGCTGCTCGCTGGGGTGTGACCATTCGAATGTGTGTAGTGTGAGGCCTGTGATAAGTCTCGCCGCGGACGATGAGCAGGATTCCAGCTCTGCTGAGGTGGCTGTACGGGGCTGTCAAGTGACAAGTCTGCAAACTCGGTGAGCTCCAATTGCGGTGTGGTGGGCCCACTGTATGCGCCGTCGATGCGCGCTTTCGGGGCATCGGGGATGTCTGCGCCATGTGCAATTTTGACCGGTGAGTGTGGAGAATTCTGAATCACGAGAGAGCTTTGGGACTGCGACGCTGAACCTGATTTGCGGTTGAGGTTCAAGCTTTGGGGTCGGTTCGGGATGGTCCGTGGTGATGATGGGTTGAATGGCGGTGATGATCGGAGGTGAGCTGGTGGGGGAGAAGGCAGGGTCTGGTGTACCGGGGCAGGACTGGCCATGGTGTGGTAGGATGTTAACGAAGGTCGAAAGCGAACGGAGGTAGGAGATCCATGAAGAAAAGCGACTGGCTTAGTACTCGATGGGCAATCCGTGGAGAAAATGCGAACATCGCTAAAAGAGTGGACACGACACTATTAGAGATTATTTCATCTACGCACGTCAAGGGAACTTGGaaatgagagaaaagaaaatacGAACAATACGGAGCAAgggttccttttttttttcccatcaAAAATCTCGCTTTTTATTGTGTctgatcctttttttttggtctcaTACGCTAATATGATCGAGTGGGGATGGTCTATAATTATGTCGCTAGCACCTTCGTAGCACCGAAGAACACGACAATCCTCGGTATTAAAAACTTGCGAAAGATGATGCCTACCAGGTCTGAGAGTGATTTCCGAGACATGCCAGGGTCTAATCGGTGGTCTAACAGCGCCCAAGACATGCCTCTGgctctgtacggagtactccgtacttggaACCGTCAAATCCCCTCTTTCACTGTGGAGACGGGGACACTTTTAAGTGGCATCACGGATTTTCATTTGGTGTTTAGTCCGTTCGTAGTGTCGTTAGTGCCCGACCATTCCGGGGCTCTGTGCGTGGCAGATGTGGAAAGTGGAAGTATGGACCCGTGGATGTTAGACAGGacatttttttgggttttttgTATAGGATGGAACTCAATTAGAAGAGACGGTCAGCTTTGAGCATTCCCGGCTTGAAACAGAGGGGTCTGAGCGTAAAATCGCGAGAGTCGTTCTCCTATGTCCTAAAGGAAAGGAGATTCCATTCCTTTCGCACACAGCTGGTACTGTATGCTTGCAACCACCTCGTCAAAGTACAGATCAAAAGCCAAGGACCCTCAGATGACGACAGTACCTAGGCGACTGCATCCATTAGATAGTACCCGATATTCCAGTACCAAGTGCTAGGTACTAGGTATTTGGGGTTGGAGCTTACTGTACCACGGCTAGTGATGCAGAGAGATGCCATGCCGTCAGGTAAGAGCCGACGAACGGGGCCAGGAAACCGGATTCGTCCAGATCTCGCAAATCCGAAGCCAAGTGGATATCTCAATGGGGTTATGTTCGCATGGTCAATGAAAACTTTCATTCCTGGCATAAGAATGTCGATAAAGATGTGGTCTTCGAGGTAACGGAACGGTGCATATGCACTATGGGGCGATGAACTCTGGGGACTGCCGTGATCGGCCCGCCAGTGTCGATCATAATGGTCGGGCCTGAGGGTACGGAGTCGCTATAGAGTACAGGGGTATCCTGGATGGTTTACATCCAGACAATGCCCTTTTTGACCTCGATCCAGTCCCATGTAAAGAGTTCGGTGGCTAGAACCCAGAGTGGTACTCCGTCCGGAGTACCCATCCTCATGTTGATCAAGGGTGTCATACCTCCAGGTGAACCGCGTCTTACATCCTGAAGACTTTTGATTTTAGATCACACCGACTCGAAACACACTCTTGTTCTGATATGCTTCACCAAGCGGTTTCTaggggtggggggggggggggttcccAGGGGGTAAGGGGATAAATAAGAAAGGCCCCCAGTTTCGATTCTCTTGTCTGAATTAGGAACTCCGCCCTCCGTAGTTGTATTCCGTCGGGTTGCAAACCGTGGCAATTAGATATCAAGCGTGGCAATTACCTAAGACCAGTGGATAGCGTCTTAacccaaaagagaaaagggaaCCCCGTGATCAGAAAATGTTGTTCCCATGGATTTTGTACCTTGGAGGACAAGTGATTGGTCTATCGGGCGATGAGAATAGTGTGATTGGCCTACTTCGTACCCCTAGCGACGAGATTTATGGTGTAAATCTCTTAATCACTGGAGATGTCTGAGTACTATGGCCAGGTAAAACATGCCTAACCTTTCTCAGGCTAAGCGTCAGAAAGCCCGTACAGGGTCTTTGTCTCAGAGCCTCCCTTTTTCCTATAAACATGTTCGTTGCTACTGATCTattactactccgtactccgtactctatTCGCTCTTCTCTGTGTTTTAGATCTGTCAATTTCTTGCATAGGTGGGGGCTTTGT
Protein-coding sequences here:
- a CDS encoding Obg-like ATPase 1; its protein translation is MAPKKAVEAPTNNVVAFGRVKSNLKMGCVGLPNVGKSSLFNLMTEQNAAAENYPFCTIEPNEARCVVPDPRYDFLCKVWNPPSKYPAYLQVTDIAGLIKGASEGAGLGNAFLSHIQAVDGMYHVVRAFDNDEVLHVDDSVDPVRDLDTIQSELCKKDLDILAKAKVAEEAIVRKAGGKFKMLPLFDETTAKIKELLEQDKPVRDGEWTTPEIELINEKLRLITTKPVIYLINLTMKDYLRQKCKYLPKIAEWVKAHGGQGTDIIPFSVEFEEKLWSLRDDKPALEAFMADIKVQSRLGKITTEGFTKLGLQYYFTAGEKEIRCWPIKRGTLAPQAAGVIHGDFERGFIKAEVVAYQDFHDLCNGEKSMGPIKSAGKYRQEGKSYVVQDGDIVHFQFNVAPPKKK
- a CDS encoding Arrestin-like, N-terminal; the protein is MFRGHITRSELSLDQPCIFISEDRHPVSVTGRLNLTLAQTVSVKSIKVRLRGIFTVPIEGLFGSESREQITFEREQPLAASKTLNAFQMPAGDHAFLFDIPLPSKILDTATGVNHQYHTYRVEAIIERRLKSDFVVSQPVRIYQVSDLETSYLRPYCPLTLEGHSNENIQYCLSITDRNVPFGCTFSVECWFAPMLKYAKLNTVAIQVTEKQTALLEATAAESVRYNMRFVTAAKTQPVLSKTINFSQQDESPGDDCPEIEWRFTTSVSLPQSLGACSQSISTKYLKITHELSITAEFHDEAGNVTAEITKIMPLKIYMTPNVIGDSASIHVEDIQLMQGSQSPPPAYSDHFSDLVVSAATQMNLCEHLVRAEIDSARSSSEERVSIHTVDPAPRYEEIV
- a CDS encoding Chitin synthase activator (Chs3), putative translates to MASPAPVHQTLPSPPPAHLRSSPPFNPSSPRTIPNRPQSLNLNRKSGSASQSQSSLVIQNSPHSPVKIAHGADIPDAPKARIDGAYSGPTTPQLELTEFADLSLDSPVQPPQQSWNPAHRPRRDLSQASHYTHSNGHTPASSGSWSVVEPQKDDAHGTPKKSGPSLEREGPSYRTSQGSLDSVAQASDSCEPLTYHHQQQPAATPTKKPAPNTEDNPSASTDKLAVRRSRLSRPLSTYSSGSDGGHRRNLSASPYLQAQSSPQNSTGTPENRSSSLLDLLNTSYPQPGPTAQFDNSRLQASIGNNASLLSHKETFEMYLANVKKTDEPKVLYEFAVFMVNSMREMPVTDQNDTSPITRVRLLRESKSILQRLADRSYPFAQYYLGDGYASGFFSKGVEDHDRAFPLFIAASKHGHVEACYRTALCYEFGWGCRADGSRAVQFYRQAASKNHPGAMIRMAHACIAGDMGLGKRYREGVKWMKRATESADAQYNSGPYELGVMHEKGFGEDVFPDATYAAQLFTKSAELGHVEACYRLGDAYEHGKLNCPRDPALSIHFYTCAAQSGHPVSMMALCAWYLIGAEPVLEKDENEAYEWALQAANLGLAKAEYAVGYFTEMGIGCRRDPLESNVWYVKAADQGDERAKHRIATIRAAAEGSQQGVAGRNGATRNGGRLKKAERKDKSPSQGQEPEVESPAKQKRFVIF